Genomic DNA from Lactuca sativa cultivar Salinas chromosome 8, Lsat_Salinas_v11, whole genome shotgun sequence:
catggtcgctcatataaaagttctcaatgaactgactatatgactcaAGAAGTGAAAGGAGAACCAAATCAATAGCTTGACCCATTGTGAAAATGACACCCATTCTATCCAATTTGTCAATGTACAATTTCATTTCTAGAACATGCGTACACACATAATTTCCATCTCGATGCTTGCacgccaatagggcttgagtagtttCGTATCTTTCGAATCGATGGAATCGTGACGTGGGAGAGTCACaagaagaggaggaggaggaagagttggagaagcatgatatccatttccaccattgcacGACGAATGGAACCTACTTTCACCTTGATCAAAATGTTGAAGATCATCTTCATATGGTAGAGGAAAAACATTTCCAAAAGAATTAGAAAGACCATTATTGTCTTAACTCAACATCTATAATAGGAGAAAAAGAGATTTCAAGAGTGATTTTAATcgttaattattaacccataaatttaaatttaggttcggatccatattttcgactcgaactttgaagaggatgtcgtaatcaaatttgaatctattttaggtaggtaaggcttttaAGAATTTCAAttttatgaaactcctagatatgtttagattcattgaatttaatcaataacatgtttaatctcgattacactctcacttttgtgactaggatgtcgtgGATCAAaaatgagatgtgaataaccatgcaaattagtttggtaatctcgatgtcatttatcacctcattttaatgtgccggttaaccacacacatttCATTAATCAACGATAATTTTCGAGATACCCATTACCACTCTTTATTAGTCCAtcattaatgtgtcggttaactacacacgctccactaacgacttataaactgtaatgtgcattttcatggattagcatacaaattcacaaattattataaagtaactaagagtgagatttaaaaaaaataatttagttatttttaaatcacattatacttattaatgagaattacaTGTCATATCAAACCGTtaggataacgaccctccaccaaacaAAAGAGAGGTGAGTAAGTATGAATACCCAATGTTGATCATTTTATAAGCCGCTTCCTTAAAATCCCCTTACAATATgagttcgtgaatgaggcgtactagcggtttgactgactattcatatacatataatatatattaaacttttaattttatatgtagtataaggtgtattttaaaacattttaaaacaacaatggtttaatattttaataaattaaacttttaatttaattaaatttaaacctctTATGGATTTATTGATTATctcttaattaaattaatcataagatccataaggatgtatcttaaacttttcaaaatattagggttttttttgtttttttttttttttaattttcaaaattaatattcaattaattaaattgaaaataaaccaatcatgaatTCAAGATAAAGATAAGGATATCCAAACACTTAGATAATTATtcaattttacttatttaaaacattatttaaggtaattatcctaatcaattcaTGAGATAAGACAAAAATATGATCTTTGTGGATCTGACGGTCCAACGTGCCGTGGTTGAAGAACACTACACTGTGGTGGAAGAACACTACGACATGTTGGCAGAACAGAATGACGattttgttttcttcttcttgttcaAGTTCAACCAttgtatcaattcaatagaaaactaatCCTACGCTCTGGTACCACTGATGGGTATTATGCAAAACATATAAATCTTATGTCTGCATGCAACCTTAAAAattgatctatgttttatctaattgaacatacaacttgaaaaacaaaatagaaacCCTAGAAAACCAGTATATAATCAAAAATGCATAATTAGGGTTATAAGAATCATACATtggttgttatatagtaataacattGTAAATCCTTGTGTTGTTGAAGCCTTGAGAGCAAATGTCACAAATGTTACGCCTccaatggttcacacccaacactagaaAATGAAGATAATTGAGAAGAGAGAAGAAAGGCTCCAAAATTCGGCTGGGTCTTATAAAAACAGTTCGCTGAAAATTATAAGGTTAAAACCCTATTTATAGTGTagttaggaaaccctagataagcctAAATCCAAGATCAACTTAAATCGGGTAATTATCCACCTTCCTGTTTATCCGCCTTGGACAATTCTAGAAGCCCTTAGGCTTCAAGAAACAGTCCAATCCATATAGATGGTTCTTGATTGCCTCTTGCTCAattattgaacaattgcactttagtcccttcacttttaattaattccttgaatcccaaaattaattccagttaatttctgattaaatattactatttctagttaatatattattctcataataaattaaaaaataatttatttcactttattaatcaaataataaatcaacatcTTTCTCCAAAATCATTTGTGTAGTTgttagttttgagggcaacctaaaaagactgtgctactatcaatttaactatataccaattatagttatggacttagacacctaatccaacattagtTTCAGTTGACTATGTGACATGTATTTTGGACATGGTAATAACTATTATGTCTTtagtatgtttatatgtttagttGTTTAAATTTTAGATGCATTCTATGTTTTCTTTACAAGGTTATGTACTTGAACAAATTCATAATTGGGCAATTGATACCAACATTTACTTACAATTAATTTGCATTACAAAAACATTCTACCTTTGCAAAAACCCACTCTAGTTACATTTCTCATCATTTTCCATAGGTTGATAAAAACCACCCAAATAAGTTACATTACCTTGCATATAACCGTAACCTTCTACATAAAATAACACTAACATTTTTGGACCTacaacatgaacatgaacaccatAGCAAAAAAGATCCAACTATAAACTAGGTAATACCTCAACGTAGTTGCTTGTTCTTTGTTCTTCTCTACTACTTTTTTGATGCTAAGTTGCTAGTTCTTTGATATTCTCACTGCATTTTGCAACTTATTGAATGTCCTAATCAGCCCTAGTATTATAGCTTTGGAACGAGAACACATGGGTTCATCATACCACCTATAAACACAAATGTCGAATTCTTgaaaaagagaagaaagaaacatTAGATGATTGGGGGACCAATGGTTAAAAATCGAATATTGCAACTTACTTACCGGTTCAGGACATCCTCAAAATCGGCGCCTTGGGTTGTGATATGTCCACGATGTTGGAACTATGTCTGTGGGTTGTGATTTGTCCATAGAGATAATACAATAGATTATTATAATATAACACTCTTAATTTGTCATCTGTTTAAGCAAGAGTATTAGTTTAATGTAATCTTACGATATTCTCTATGTATAACAGATGACAACGGTTTACTATAAtcaacattattttatttttatttatttatttatttatttatttgcatATGATAATGTCTTTCTACAATTTACTATGTTTTCTTTGCCCGATAAAAGATATTATCTTAGTGGAATTattatattttctaattttgacATAAGATATTTAAAGTCTGAATACAGTTTTCTTTCGACATTATGCTGATCAAGCTTTTAATCTTATAGTAAGACAAACTCTCTTAAGTAATATAATAAAGTAACTGTATCATAACATTCCACGTTTAACAAAAATTGTACAATAACACTATAGTTCGataaattatcatttttttttcaaaacaacaaTCATCTCATTATTGCTAATGAGCCTAAAATGTAATCACATctttattaaaaactaaaattatcgactaaaatcataaatatataaacgattgtcttttttttttttttttgtctttttttttttgaaataagaTACTATATTTTGTCATTTAAAAAAGTGTAAGTGCTACCCAACAATTCGTAACATTCACAAATAAAATCCACTTTATATACATTTTACATGGAAAATATTCGAGCATTAGGTGTGGGAAACAAGATGTAACATCAATTTGTGTCACCTCATATGTCACATAAGCAAATGGTGTTACAACACCAAGTGGGAAAATGGGCAACAAGTTGCAATACCAacttttttgaaaataaatatatgttttatgtttgatttttttttcgaatttggtttttgtttttttcctttttcgtttttggtttttttctttttggttttttttaatgtttttttaatcactaaaatgaaatatttttataaaacataaaattttaaaaacaaaaaaaagacatACTACGTaatatttaaaatctaaaattacgattacaattaaaaaaacataattttaaaactAAAATCATAACTAAAATACCATTCAAATTACTTTTAAAACCACACAACAATCCTAATTAACCCAAATATTGCTTCTTAAtttgttccttcatcgcttgtagCACCGCTAGATCAGCAGGCGCCAAACCCCCGTCGCTCGTCGGAAGAATTGACAATTGATGTGTCATTAGTTCCCTCTCTTTTTGTGCCTGTTTCTTCTATGCCTGCATTTCTAGAAACTCCAAATGACGACGTTTCaactcatttttttctttttttaataaattgtGCTCGTCGAATTTTGCTCTCATTTCCGCCGCATCTTTTGCTTTCGCCTCAACCTCCTCCGCATCCCTCGCAGCGCGCCTCGCTTTGTCGCGTCCGGGCGGTCGTGGTGGTGGGGATATCTCCTCGACATCATCTGGGATCTCATCGATGTCGACATTTAGGTCGATGTGAGTCCGTGCGTCCGATACGTCGACCGAGCTCGAATTGCGAGACATTTTGGATTGAACCTCTGACGATGTAGGCGTTTTATTCCACCTTGGATTCGCTCGCAATaattcccatgatttttcaaagtagAAAACATGTCCCATTTCGACCCGATATTGTTGCTTAACAGATTTAAACAAATCAAATTCGTTGATTCCACTTTGTTGTTGCGCCTGAAGCCGGCTGTAAATACCGTTGAATTTGTTGCACCACTTAGTTATTTGACACCATTTGCTGCTCAACATGTCGTTTTTGCGATATggatttttctttaaaatagcGTAAAATTTGTCgagcacccccccccccccccccaataagcTCCTTTTTTCATTTCATTTCCGCGAAGTTCGTCTTTTGAAGTAGTACACCAAGCCGCCGTCAAAACATATTCCCATCTGGTGTCCACCACTGTGGAACGTCTGCACTTTATGTTTCAACCGCTATTGATTTCTCTTTCGAttttcctttccctttccctCTCTTACTACCTCCCGTTTCCACTTGAACCGATGATTGTGTTGTAGGCGATGGTTGGTTGATTGTTTGTTGCATCGAAGCAAAAATAGGGAAAAGATTGTGTTGTAAATTTGGGttttgactaaattgattttGTTGAAGGTAAGGTGAGTTGGGAAATTGCAACGGCGGTGAAGCATGATTGAAAGTGGCGCCTTGGTATGAGATTTGTGGTGAGCATTGAGACGATAAAAGGTTGAAATAATTTTTATAACCCGTAAATCCGAAAAACGAGGTTGTGTTTGGGATTGATGATGGAGGGGGGTGTTTGGGTTTTGCTCAATTTTTTGAATAACAAAGTGTATAAAATATAGAGAGAATGTTAAAAATATGTAAACTTTGAATTAAAACgattgaaaatatatatatatatatatatatatatatatatatatatatatatatatatatatatatatatatatatatatatatatatatatatatatatatatatatataggtaaaaaggtattttttttttttaaatttgaatgtCGACCGTCTGCAAACGGTCCTTAAAGCCAACGGTAAAAATTTAGTTGTTTCAATTCGTCGCAGCGCCCACGATACTTGCTCGACGAGATGCAAcgggttggggggggggggggggggggggggggcggtgtTCCCTCGTTATGACGGCGTTTCGGAGTTCCAGGTCAGCCTCGTCGATGCTCGTTGTGTCCCATACCGACTCGTCTTGCAAAATACATCATTACGTTATGTTAATGGAGAGAAGACAGAAAAGTGTGAAGTTATTAGACTAATTAGAAAAAACGTTAGGCAAATTTTTGTTCTTTTGATTGGCATATTCTAAAGAAATAATAATGTTTGACAACTTCAAGTAACGTTCCAGATTGAATAACCATACCGACACAATTACTCAATTTTGACCACAAGAGTAAAGTTATAGTTGGCATCTTGACTTTTTGGTGCCAAAAATGTTCAGCCTCGTATTTTATCATGCCAATAACGTTTCAGATTTAAAAATAATGTAAGAAACCAGtaatattccattttattcttTCAAAGGTatttaaatttcatatttttatattgAGTAATTAATTTAGTTTACACTAAGAAtaatacaaaatattaaattaataatagttTTATTGCTTTTTGTTCATATAAATATGAACTTAACAGTtttatcatatattatattttcgAAAAATACGATGGAATTATATGAAAAAACGATTATAATAACCATCATTTTCGCATATGACCAtctgcattttttttttcaaaacgacGTAGTTTTAGAATGTTGACTGCGAAAATTACAGGATTGACTGCGAAAATCATCCAAGATTTTTGTAGATTTGGCTTACAAGAATCTAGTTTTTTTACCTAACTATGAacatttatatttcttttatgCGAAGTCCGTTTAAGGTGGTTTTTTTTCATTATGGTCTATTTAATAAGGGTCATCCATGGGTATATGACACTCCAAATTTAGATATCAAGAATGCATACATTTTAGGTCCAAACTAGGTTTTGTTGGTTAAATATATGGAAAATATTCAACTTGAACCTTCATAACCTTTCTCTGTGGGGAAAATTTTTATTCACTGTGTTCTATGTAACAAGGGTAATCCTTGTA
This window encodes:
- the LOC111899960 gene encoding uncharacterized protein LOC111899960; amino-acid sequence: MLSSKWCQITKWCNKFNGIYSRLQAQQQSGINEFDLFKSVKQQYRVEMGHVFYFEKSWELLRANPRWNKTPTSSEVQSKMSRNSSSVDVSDARTHIDLNVDIDEIPDDVEEISPPPRPPGRDKARRAARDAEEVEAKAKDAAEMRAKFDEHNLLKKEKNELKRRHLEFLEMQA